In Thermofilum pendens Hrk 5, the sequence AGTGGATCTTATGCTCTCAACCTTCACGAGCAAACCGTTTTCCTTCAACATTTCGACAATCTTCTTTCTGGCATCCTCCACCTTTAAGCCCTTAAGGGGTCCGGCGTTGTCGTTCATTGTTCCCTGCTCGGTTATCGAGATGATCACCGGTAGGTTGTACTTTTTCTGCCACTTCACGTCCGTCTTATCTCCGTACGTGCACACCATGACTGCGCCTGTGCCGAAGTCCTTATCCACGGCTTCGTCGGCTATTATGGGCACCTTTCTACCGTAGATAGGCACTACAGCGTTTTTTCCCACGAGGTGCTTGTACCTCTCATCGGATGGGTTCACGGCGACGGCCACGCAAGAAGCCAACAACTCGGGCCTCGTGGATGCTACTACGAGTTCTTCTCCTGTTCCTTCAACGCCAAACTTGAAGTAGTACAACGGCCGATCCCTTTCTTCGTACTCCACTTCAGCTTCGGCTATTGCCGTTTCACAACGTGGACACCATATGACCGGGTGCTCCCCCCTGTAGATCAACCCCTTGTTGTACATTAGGACGAAGCTCAGTTGTGTTCTCCTCCAGTAATCCGGGTCCATAGTTTTGTACTCCGTAGACCAGTCGATGCTTAAGCCTAAGCCTTTAAGGGCGGCTTTCATACTCTCTATCCACTTCAACGTGTACTCGCGGCAAAGCCTCAGGAACTCGTTGGGATCCATTTCACTCTTCCTCTTGCCGACAGCCTTCTCCACGCGAACCTCCGTTGGAAGCCCGTGGCAATCCCAGCCCTGCGGGAAGAGCACGTTGTACCCTCTCATCCTCTTGTACCTTGCCACGAAGTCTATGTAGGAAAAGTTCAGCGCGTTCCCCACGTGGAGGTCTCCGCTGGGATACGGGGGAGGCGTATCTATGACGTAGACAGGCCTACTCCTGTCCTTCCGGTCAAACCTGTATATGCCCTTCTCCTCCCAGAATCTCTGCCACTTACCCTCCACCGCCTTGAAGTTGTATTCCTTGGGTAAGCGAAACTCTACAGTCATTGTCTCAGCACCTACTAAGGATCCATCCTGCTTCTAATCCAGCCACTGTATTGCGCAATAAAGTTTGCGCATGTCTATGTTTAGATAAAGAACGCGACACTGTTGCACAGGTTAATGATGGTGATGGTGGTGATGGTGTAGTTCCTCGTCTTCGTAAGTCTCCTCAGTATACTGGGCTTCTATCCCGGCTATCGCTTCCTGAAGACTTCTGGGTATCTCGACTCCGTAGGCTTCGAGTATTTTCGCCACGAAGTAGGGGTCGGGAGCCGCCCCTTCGAACTCGTTCTTATCCTCGCCGTTTACCTGTATAACGTTCTTCGGGACAGCGTACACGCCATACCTGTCCGCTAAATCCGAGAACTCTAGAGCCTCTATCATGTCTCCGTAGATGTTCTTGTTCACCATGGCAAACCTGTGAGCGGCACGGACAGCTATCGGGCAATAGGGGCAAGTGGGTGTCACGAATATCATTATCCGGGTAGGCTTAGTCACGTACTTCAAGAGTATCTCCCTGATCTCCGGAGAAATGTTAACCCTACCCGTAGACGCATCGATGATGTCTTCAACAAACGCGCCGAACTCGTAGCCAGCCGGTATACCGAAGAACCTCACATTCCACTCGTCCACACCATGGATGAGTATAGCCGGAAACATGTCTATGCTGTACTTCTTTGCCTCAGGGTCTTTACTCGTATACCTAGTGACGCGGACTTTCCCACCGGATACCTGTTGCACAAGGTTTAGTATCTGCTCTGTGTCATCGCAGTAAACACACTCGGAGCCCGGGTCCACGAACCACTTGATGCTCACTGGGTTCTCGAGAGCCTGAAACATCTGCCTCAAGTCG encodes:
- the pdo gene encoding protein disulfide oxidoreductase, with the protein product MPVEYDEELVNDLRQMFQALENPVSIKWFVDPGSECVYCDDTEQILNLVQQVSGGKVRVTRYTSKDPEAKKYSIDMFPAILIHGVDEWNVRFFGIPAGYEFGAFVEDIIDASTGRVNISPEIREILLKYVTKPTRIMIFVTPTCPYCPIAVRAAHRFAMVNKNIYGDMIEALEFSDLADRYGVYAVPKNVIQVNGEDKNEFEGAAPDPYFVAKILEAYGVEIPRSLQEAIAGIEAQYTEETYEDEELHHHHHHHH